Proteins found in one Candidatus Nitrosopelagicus brevis genomic segment:
- a CDS encoding alcohol dehydrogenase catalytic domain-containing protein, protein MTEVMRAMVLSECKKIEEKPLKLTDIERHSIDNPDEVLIKIEACGVCHSQLHGIEGDWQEIGIPPSFPTVPGHEVVGKIIEIGEKVTKFKIGDRVGITPLLKSCMNCTYCDEGKEYLCENSEITGETLRGGYTEFINASENFLTKVPDSMSSEYAAPLFCPGITAYKAIKAAEPEKNKKIAIYGIGGVGHMAIQFAKVEGCEVTGISRKKEHLNVAEKLGAEKTFQFTESQEEFLTKVKDDYGYFDAAVVFAPSDMVTDTAIKSVKKGGTVIIATVGKIPNFLAFEEKTVRGTLIGSMKDMEKVIEIAQKNNFKVVTESFPLEQANEVLERLKNSDIEARAVLIP, encoded by the coding sequence ATGACAGAAGTTATGCGTGCCATGGTTCTTTCAGAATGTAAAAAGATTGAGGAAAAACCACTAAAACTAACAGATATTGAAAGACATTCAATAGACAATCCCGATGAAGTTTTAATCAAAATCGAAGCATGCGGGGTATGTCATTCTCAGCTACATGGAATAGAAGGAGATTGGCAAGAGATAGGAATTCCTCCATCATTTCCAACAGTACCTGGACATGAAGTAGTCGGAAAAATTATTGAAATTGGAGAAAAAGTTACAAAGTTTAAGATTGGTGACAGAGTTGGTATTACACCACTTTTGAAATCATGTATGAATTGTACATACTGTGATGAAGGAAAAGAATACCTTTGTGAAAATAGTGAAATAACAGGCGAAACATTACGCGGAGGATATACTGAATTTATTAATGCATCAGAAAATTTTTTGACAAAAGTTCCAGATAGTATGTCATCGGAATATGCAGCTCCATTATTTTGTCCTGGAATAACTGCATACAAGGCAATAAAAGCTGCAGAACCAGAAAAAAATAAAAAAATTGCGATTTATGGAATTGGAGGAGTAGGACATATGGCAATACAATTTGCTAAAGTAGAAGGATGTGAAGTAACAGGCATATCAAGAAAGAAAGAGCATCTTAATGTTGCAGAGAAATTGGGTGCAGAAAAAACATTCCAATTTACAGAGTCTCAAGAAGAATTTTTGACTAAAGTTAAAGATGATTATGGTTACTTTGATGCAGCTGTTGTCTTTGCACCATCAGACATGGTAACAGATACAGCAATAAAATCAGTGAAAAAAGGAGGAACCGTAATAATTGCCACAGTTGGTAAAATTCCAAATTTCTTAGCATTTGAGGAAAAGACAGTAAGAGGTACACTAATTGGTTCCATGAAAGATATGGAAAAAGTAATCGAGATTGCGCAAAAAAATAATTTTAAAGTTGTTACTGAATCATTTCCTTTAGAACAGGCAAACGAAGTACTTGAGAGATTAAAAAATTCAGATATTGAAGCACGTGCTGTTCTAATTCCTTAA